A part of Blastopirellula marina genomic DNA contains:
- a CDS encoding sugar phosphate isomerase/epimerase family protein has protein sequence MILGYNTNGLAHHDPFDAVEVLAEIGYSAIALTIDHMTLTPFGNTYLATRQVDLLAKSLEEAKMRNVVETGARFLLNPRIKHEPTFISPDPKGRDLRYEFMRHCIDTAQTLKSDCVSVWSGRLLDDISEEAAMDRLVASLEPVLDYAADRDVVIGFEPEPGMLIDTMDKFDQLQERIDSPNFQLTIDIGHLHCQGETPISDYLRRYADRLVNIHIEDMKKGVHEHLPFGEGEIDFPPIFKTLQEIDYQGPINVELSRHSHDGPNMARKSFDFLKPLMP, from the coding sequence ATGATCCTGGGATATAACACGAACGGACTCGCGCATCACGATCCCTTCGACGCCGTCGAGGTTCTGGCCGAGATCGGTTATTCCGCGATTGCTCTGACGATCGATCACATGACGTTGACTCCCTTTGGCAACACGTACCTCGCCACGCGCCAAGTCGACTTGTTGGCCAAGTCGCTGGAAGAAGCCAAGATGCGAAACGTGGTAGAGACGGGGGCACGCTTCCTACTCAATCCCCGAATCAAACACGAACCGACTTTCATTAGCCCCGATCCCAAAGGACGCGATCTGCGGTACGAGTTCATGCGGCACTGCATCGACACCGCCCAAACGCTGAAAAGCGATTGCGTTTCAGTTTGGTCGGGCCGGCTCTTGGACGATATTTCTGAAGAAGCCGCGATGGATCGTTTGGTTGCTTCCTTAGAGCCTGTCCTCGACTACGCAGCCGATCGTGATGTTGTCATTGGTTTCGAGCCGGAGCCGGGGATGCTGATCGATACCATGGATAAGTTCGATCAATTGCAAGAACGCATCGACTCTCCCAACTTTCAACTGACAATCGATATCGGTCACCTCCACTGCCAGGGTGAAACGCCGATTTCCGATTACCTGCGCCGTTATGCCGATCGCCTGGTCAACATTCATATTGAAGACATGAAAAAGGGCGTTCACGAGCATCTTCCCTTTGGTGAGGGTGAGATTGATTTTCCGCCAATTTTCAAAACCTTGCAGGAAATCGACTACCAGGGGCCCATCAACGTCGAACTAAGTCGACACAGTCACGATGGCCCGAACATGGCCCGAAAGTCGTTCGACTTCTTGAAGCCACTGATGCCGTAA
- a CDS encoding UbiA family prenyltransferase, producing the protein MEENKQPEATLDPPWLAFCKLCRLPNLFTAWSDILAGFFVVSFYSSQQSTGIDFPVELVCLLAASSLIYSAGMVLNDYHDREIDAQQRPYRPIPSGAISAKAALAIAYGMIIGGCLFALLGGYVYVESAAIPWRGGVVAVVLSACVIAYDAVLKRTALAPWIMGSCRFFNILLGMSLAQELPLETSWQVFGYDSGQLLFAGGIGLYIVGVTWFARTEAVASDQRMLIAGALLMLAGIGMLAALPAVEPSVVGLRYLTPSGFWGILVLLSLVLARRAVIAITRPEPQNVQLTVKQAILSLIFYDAAITLAVCGTVWAVTIVALLLPMLGLRRWMYST; encoded by the coding sequence TTGGAAGAAAACAAGCAACCTGAAGCCACGCTCGATCCCCCCTGGTTGGCGTTCTGTAAGTTGTGCCGTTTGCCGAACTTATTTACGGCGTGGTCTGACATCTTGGCTGGGTTCTTCGTTGTCTCGTTTTACTCGAGCCAACAGTCAACGGGAATCGATTTTCCTGTCGAACTGGTTTGTCTGCTCGCCGCATCGAGTTTGATCTATTCGGCTGGGATGGTGCTGAACGACTACCACGATCGCGAGATTGATGCCCAGCAGCGACCATATCGTCCGATCCCATCTGGGGCAATTTCCGCAAAGGCCGCATTGGCGATCGCTTACGGAATGATCATCGGTGGGTGCTTGTTTGCACTGCTGGGGGGCTACGTTTACGTTGAATCCGCCGCAATCCCGTGGCGTGGTGGTGTGGTGGCAGTCGTGCTTTCGGCGTGCGTGATCGCCTACGATGCCGTCTTAAAGCGAACGGCGCTGGCCCCGTGGATCATGGGGAGCTGTCGCTTCTTCAATATTTTGCTCGGGATGAGCCTGGCCCAGGAGCTTCCACTGGAAACCAGCTGGCAGGTTTTCGGCTACGATTCGGGACAGCTGCTTTTCGCTGGCGGAATCGGGCTCTACATCGTTGGTGTAACGTGGTTTGCCCGTACCGAGGCCGTGGCAAGTGATCAGCGAATGTTGATCGCTGGCGCGCTTTTAATGCTGGCAGGAATCGGGATGTTGGCCGCGTTGCCAGCGGTTGAACCTTCGGTGGTGGGATTGAGGTATCTTACGCCATCCGGTTTTTGGGGCATTTTGGTATTATTAAGCCTGGTGTTGGCCCGAAGAGCGGTCATTGCGATCACGCGTCCCGAGCCACAAAACGTGCAACTGACTGTGAAGCAGGCGATCTTGTCTCTGATTTTTTATGACGCCGCAATTACCCTAGCGGTATGCGGCACGGTTTGGGCAGTGACCATTGTCGCACTGCTGCTACCGATGTTGGGATTGCGTCGTTGGATGTATTCCACCTAA
- a CDS encoding alkaline phosphatase family protein: MADNVVLLSIPGLRASDVAHMPNLAALTKEGDQAPLVPSFPAVTLCVETNIMTGMLPVDHGVVANGWYDREKGKVELWTMGNEAIQRPQIWDTLKQHDPSITSAVWFPMLSKRCNADYVCMPAPVHNPDGSESLWCYTRPTEYYGELLAEFDHFPLKFFWGPLASIPSTKWIADTAVLTAKKHKPNFFYIYLPHLDYQAQKLGPDSEPAMKAVAELDVVLGEMFSGLKEAYGDDVLILIASEYTIVPVDHVTYPNRVLREAGLVKINDGEEGELIDYPGSDAFAVADHQLSHVYVKDSDEATIAKVVELFQGQPGIAEVLAGEDRAKYFLNHPRSGDVVLVSTANSWQAYYYWLDDARAPKFARTVDIHRKPGYDPVELHVDMATRSIPLDATLVKGSHGAPAATDAQRGVLLSNQPGVYPETPMADTDVCDLILRQFNI; encoded by the coding sequence ATGGCCGACAACGTTGTCCTTCTCTCCATCCCCGGACTTCGCGCTTCTGATGTCGCTCACATGCCGAACCTGGCAGCCTTGACCAAGGAAGGTGATCAAGCTCCGTTGGTGCCGAGCTTTCCCGCGGTTACGCTATGCGTAGAAACCAACATCATGACCGGCATGCTCCCGGTCGATCATGGTGTGGTCGCCAACGGTTGGTACGATCGCGAGAAGGGGAAAGTCGAATTGTGGACGATGGGGAACGAAGCCATCCAGCGTCCGCAGATCTGGGACACGCTTAAGCAGCATGATCCCTCGATCACATCGGCTGTGTGGTTCCCGATGTTGAGCAAGCGTTGCAATGCCGACTATGTCTGCATGCCGGCTCCAGTTCATAATCCCGACGGAAGTGAATCGCTGTGGTGTTACACACGGCCAACCGAATATTACGGAGAACTACTCGCCGAATTCGACCACTTCCCGCTGAAATTCTTCTGGGGACCTTTAGCGTCGATCCCTTCTACAAAATGGATCGCGGACACGGCCGTTCTGACTGCGAAGAAACATAAGCCGAATTTCTTCTACATCTATTTGCCCCACCTCGATTACCAAGCCCAGAAGCTTGGCCCCGATAGCGAGCCCGCGATGAAAGCGGTGGCCGAATTGGACGTCGTACTAGGCGAAATGTTTTCCGGCTTGAAAGAAGCTTACGGTGACGACGTGTTGATTCTGATTGCCAGCGAATACACGATCGTCCCTGTCGATCATGTGACCTACCCCAACCGCGTGTTACGGGAAGCGGGTTTGGTGAAGATCAACGACGGCGAAGAAGGCGAACTGATCGACTATCCCGGCAGTGATGCGTTTGCCGTGGCGGATCATCAATTATCGCATGTCTATGTGAAAGACTCCGACGAAGCCACGATTGCCAAAGTGGTGGAACTGTTCCAAGGTCAACCTGGAATCGCCGAAGTACTTGCTGGCGAAGATCGTGCCAAGTACTTCCTCAATCATCCACGTAGCGGCGACGTCGTTTTGGTTTCGACGGCCAATAGCTGGCAGGCCTATTACTACTGGCTGGATGACGCTCGGGCTCCGAAGTTTGCTCGCACCGTCGATATTCATCGCAAGCCAGGATACGATCCGGTTGAACTGCACGTCGACATGGCGACTCGCTCGATTCCACTCGATGCGACGCTCGTGAAGGGCTCGCACGGTGCCCCAGCAGCTACCGACGCTCAACGCGGCGTCTTACTTTCCAACCAGCCAGGCGTTTATCCCGAAACACCGATGGCCGATACGGATGTCTGTGACCTGATTCTGCGGCAGTTCAATATCTAA
- a CDS encoding HEAT repeat domain-containing protein: MVRILRTWLAMNAGLDLKRIGNLRVPSGIEKTFQLFARTDNYAAVPVLVDALDSPYSDIRESALSSLLHQRHAVAQRAIVQRWRQFTPVQKSWIELSGISLEIALRELIQSNDQADFKLGLEILGQVYEYELIPSLVMIVRDTNHVHHESAGSTLINLAANLRKELRNTDERMGAAEAVRGRAIESLGDCIRHYEQHESLAILESFLVLVTRENQLLREAWNNTKHPAHSSIIRFLRHSTRPEIIDLVLGTLTDLHPALPVLNIVGLRHDPAFMSELTTRLQGTLSDDTRRNLAKLSKVAWAEEHCKVLDKLNGLQQAAAVHMAMATSIGSERLYNLLVLMANSGHSSGRLAALEELASYVDAQTNEMILEAVSDPNSAVRAEALRQLRPRGIPGAIKLLLQHLDSPQLIVQDTVRRALAEFNFPRYLAAFDKMNPEARMNTGRMVRGIDGNTQRLLAAELTSEASSRRLRALKMIEVMDNHLDMEADLIKALKHDDYFLRAEAAKLLAKCHSSAVVAALKEAMLDRNVRVRENAEASLRKIAGTKSVVSSIDPSAAAH; encoded by the coding sequence ATGGTGCGCATCTTGCGTACTTGGCTGGCAATGAATGCTGGACTCGACCTGAAGCGTATTGGGAATCTGAGAGTGCCATCCGGAATCGAAAAGACTTTTCAACTGTTTGCCAGAACGGACAACTATGCGGCTGTCCCGGTGCTCGTTGATGCGCTCGACTCTCCTTACTCCGACATCCGCGAATCCGCATTATCCTCTCTATTACATCAACGCCATGCCGTCGCTCAGCGAGCGATCGTGCAGCGTTGGCGACAATTCACTCCCGTTCAGAAGAGTTGGATTGAACTGTCTGGCATTTCATTAGAGATCGCCCTGCGCGAGCTCATTCAGTCCAACGATCAAGCGGACTTTAAGCTAGGTCTCGAGATCTTAGGTCAGGTCTACGAATACGAACTAATACCGTCCCTGGTGATGATCGTTCGCGATACAAATCACGTGCATCACGAATCGGCCGGCAGTACGCTCATCAACCTTGCGGCGAATCTGCGGAAAGAACTGAGAAACACTGACGAACGAATGGGAGCCGCCGAAGCTGTTCGCGGACGTGCGATCGAATCGCTTGGCGATTGTATTCGGCATTACGAGCAACACGAATCGCTCGCGATCCTCGAATCGTTCCTGGTGTTAGTGACTCGTGAGAACCAATTGTTGCGAGAAGCTTGGAACAACACCAAGCACCCTGCCCATTCCTCGATCATTCGCTTTCTTCGTCACAGTACCCGGCCTGAGATCATTGACTTGGTGCTAGGTACGCTGACCGATCTACATCCCGCGCTGCCAGTCCTTAATATCGTGGGGCTGCGTCACGATCCTGCGTTCATGTCGGAACTGACGACGCGGTTGCAAGGGACCTTGAGCGATGATACGCGTCGTAATCTGGCCAAGCTGTCGAAAGTGGCTTGGGCGGAAGAGCACTGCAAAGTTCTCGACAAACTAAACGGATTGCAGCAAGCGGCGGCCGTTCATATGGCCATGGCGACATCGATTGGTTCGGAACGGCTTTACAACTTGCTGGTGTTGATGGCCAATTCAGGACATTCGTCAGGGCGCCTTGCGGCCCTTGAGGAACTGGCCAGCTATGTCGATGCGCAAACCAACGAAATGATTCTGGAAGCCGTCAGCGATCCGAACTCCGCCGTCCGGGCTGAGGCCTTGCGGCAACTGCGACCACGCGGCATTCCTGGGGCGATCAAGTTGTTGTTGCAACATCTCGATAGTCCCCAGTTGATCGTGCAAGATACGGTTCGTCGGGCATTGGCGGAATTCAATTTCCCACGTTACCTGGCTGCCTTCGACAAAATGAATCCTGAAGCGCGGATGAATACCGGGCGTATGGTTCGTGGAATCGATGGTAATACCCAACGGCTCCTCGCTGCAGAGTTAACCAGCGAAGCAAGTTCGCGTCGCTTACGAGCTTTGAAGATGATCGAGGTCATGGACAACCATCTCGATATGGAAGCCGACCTGATCAAAGCGCTTAAGCACGACGACTATTTCCTCCGAGCAGAGGCAGCCAAATTGCTTGCCAAGTGTCATTCCTCGGCGGTCGTGGCTGCCTTGAAGGAAGCCATGTTGGATCGCAACGTGCGAGTGCGTGAGAATGCGGAAGCAAGTCTCCGCAAGATTGCCGGCACCAAGTCGGTCGTCTCATCCATCGATCCCTCGGCGGCTGCCCATTAG